The following is a genomic window from Collimonas fungivorans Ter331.
GTGCTGCTGGAACAGCGAACCGGCCTCGCCTATGGTGAACACGTCCATCAGGCAGGGCGCCGTGCCGTTAGCGTAATATTCCGTCAACTTGCCGGCGAAACGCTGCAAGCGGATGGCGGAGACCTCGCGGCTGTTCAAGGTGGACAGCACATGCTGGGTAAACCAGGCGCCGACCGCTCCCATGGCGGCGCTCGCCATGTCTTCCTTGCCATTCGGGAAATAATGGTAAAGACTGGACCGGCCCAGTCCGGTGGCTTCAGACAGGCGCGACAGGCTGCTGCCCTCATAGCCGTAGCGGCGGAAAGCGGCAAGAATGCGGTCGACAACCTGGTCGCGGGTGAGAGTGGCTACTGGCATAAAATTCAGACCTGACGTTTGTACCGAATGTTCGTTGCTATCAATGTAGAGGTGAAATACCAAAACAGCAAGGGCATCTGTGCAAAATCCGCGCGCGTGATCCGCAATCTGGGGGAAGTGCAATAATAGTTGCTTAGCTAATTATATTTATCTAGAATAAAGCCATGTTCGATCACTGCCTCTATTTCAACACCACTGCGCTGGCGCGCGTCGTCGAGCGCGAGTGGAATGCTGCCTACCAGCCGTTCGACCTGACTGCGCCGCAGGGTTTCGTCTTGCGCGCAGTGTTGAGGCAGCCGGGCCTGCTCAATAGCGAACTGGCCGGCATCTTCGGCATTGCCCGGCCGACGGCGACCCGGCTGCTGGATGCGCTGCTGGCCAAGAATCTCATCGAACGTCGCCCTTCTGCCGCCGACGGCCGTGAATGGAATATCTTTCCGACCGCGGCGGCGCTGGCGCTGGACGAACCGATCAACGCCGTCAGCGCGGAACTGGCCCAGCGTCTGCGCGGGCAGATGGGAGGCGAGCGCTTTGACGATTCGATCAGCGCCCTGCGCGGAGTCAGGGAAAGCATCGGCTGATTGCCGGGACGCAGCAGGCAAGCCAGCCTTAATTTTTATCCAATTAGTTGTCTAGCTAACTTATTTGGGAAGGAATCGCCATGCCAGCCATTTCAAGGGATGTGCAGAAAACCGCGGGACGCCACGCCATGCTGGCGGCGCTGGCAGTTGCCGCTGCGGCGGCCGGAATCATCCTGTACTTCTTCGCCGAGCCAGGCCTGCTGGATAGCCAGGGTGCTTGCCTGGCGGCGCATGCGGCCGACTACGGCGTCACCACGCAGCAACTGCGCAGCGACGTCAGCCGTCAGCCGGAACTGGTGGCGGCGCTGTCGTCCTGTTCCGGCATGGCGCCTTAGTTGCAACAGGGCGCACCCAGCGCCACGCCAAGATGCATAGCCGATGCCTTGCCGTTCAGGTATTGGGTTTGATGATACCCATCATGACCGCTCTGCTAATTGCATGGCGGGTACTGTAGACGCCCAGCTTCATCGCCACATTCTTCATGTGGAAATACACGGTGCGCTGCGATATGCCCAGGATCAGGCCGATTTCGCTGCTGGTCTTGCCGTCGGCGCTCCAGCGCAGGCATTCGAGTTCGCGCGCCGACAGGATCGGTTCCTGGTTCGGCGCCACCTTGCGCCACAAGCGTTCAGCCGCTTCCTGCAGATAGACGCCGAGCAGCAGGGCGTCGGCCTGGGCCGCGGTAGACATCACCGCCGGACCCGCCGCATTGCTATAGAAATCGAGGCGGCTCGCCGTATGCTTGCTGTGCAGCGCCACGCTCATGCCCTGCGTGACGCCCTTGGTCTTCAACAAGGGATAGATCTGTCCGCCGTGCAGCAGGCACAACTGGTCGACCTGCCAGTTCAGCGGCAGGCAGGAACGCACCAGATGCTGCCGGACCGGATCGGTCTTGTCGTCTGCCGGCTGGCCGAACTGCTGCAGCATGGCGCTTGGCAGGCTGCCGAACAGCTGCACCTGCGCCACGCCGTTGACGCCGGCGATCTCCATCCGCAACATGAAATCGCACATGCCGAGCTGCGCCAGCAGCCGTTGCATGCATGCGCGCAGCTGCTCCCAGTCGGGAGCCTGCACGACCTGCAGCAGGTCGGGAGCGGATAATCGAGGAGCGGTTTCGCTTCGCAGCATGGGATGGGGGTTCTATGATTTTATGTCGGCGGACTGGTCGCGCAAGAAATCCGCCAAGGAATAAAAGGGTTCGCGTAAATAATGGGTCGGGAAATCAAACAGCGCCCAATAGTAGTCCTGGGCGCCGAAACAAATCTGGGCCGGCAGACAGTATGATAGCCAATCGTGGCGCAACGCGTCGGTATACATGCCGCCGCTGTCGGAAAAGAACGGCACCAGCCGCATTTCGCGCAGGCCGGTCAGCAATTCCAGCGGCGCGCCGTAGTCTTGCGCCACCTCCAGCTGCGACATCAGGCTGGCTTCGGTTTCCACCACCATCAGCGTTGCCTTGCCCTGCATGTCGAAGAACAGGATGCCGGTCGGGTTGGGAAACAGGTAATACTCGACAAAGCCGTGCCGTTTGCACAGCTGTTCGACCAGCGTTTCCAGCGCCGGGTCCGACAGGAACGTATAGGAATGGCGCGACAGCAGGTCTTTCAGCGTCAGCGACTGGGCATGGAAGAATTCCTTTTGCAGGCTGCGGATTTCCAGTTCCAGGTGGTCGAGCGCATCGTGGTCGCTTTTCTTGATGAAGCGGTCGATCAGGCCGCGGTTGAAGGCGTCGATTGCGATCTTTTCGTCGGCCTGGCCGGTAAACAGGATCTTCTTGCAAGGCAGGTCCTGCACCGCCTGGCAAAACGCCAGGCCGTTCATTTGCGGCATGGCGTAGTCGATCACCAGCACCGACGGCAGCAGGAAACGGCGGCGGTTCATCGATTGCCGGTAAATCTGCTCGATATCTACCGCCACCGTGCGCCGTTCGAACGAGAACGCCTGTTCATCGTAATTGACCCGGATCGACTGGCTCTTGCTGGGCGAATGGCGATAGGCGTCGCGCAGCCACTCGAGGGCGGCCTGGGTATCGTGGAACACCTTGCGCGCCATGTGCGGCGGCAGCTGGAAAGCCAGGCTGTCGAGGAAACTCTGGCTATCGTCGATCAGGATAGTCAGGGTCGGATGTTGATAAACAGGTAATGAAATATTCATGTCAGGGGCATTGCCGGCGCAAGGATGGCGTTTGCGCTTGGTCTGGAAAGACAGTTAATTTAACAGAGAGCGCATGTCTGCTGCTTTTTGTTGCACTATGGGTGGAAAATCCAGCACAAAAATGGTGTAGCGGAGCGGACGTGAAACCACGCGTATGCGCGCCCCCCAGGCTTCCAGCACGTCCTTGCAAAAAGCCAGCCCGATGCCGGTGCCGCTGGATTCGGGATAGGCGTAAAAGCGTTCGAAAATCTGCGAGGTGCGGCCTGCCTCTATGCCGCAGCCGGTATCGATGAACAGCAGCCTTGGCCTCGGGCGGGTGCCGTCCAGCACAATCCGGATCCGGCCCTTGCCGACGCGCTGGATCGAAGTCAAGGCATTGCGCAGCAAATTGATCAGGACCATCGAACACAGCTCGACCTGTCCCAGCAGGCGAAAATCGGAGCGGATCGTGATGGCCACCAGCTCACGCTGTTCCTGGTTGACGAACGGATAGCGCTGCATCATCAGTTCCACCACTGCAGCCATCGACACGATGTCCTTCGGCACCAGGTTTTCCCTGCCGGTCGAGGCGCTCAGCAGGAACAGGTCGATTACGTTGTTCATGTGGCGGACTTCGAGTTCGATCCGGGCCAGCGCCTTTTCCATCGGCACCTGGCTTGGCGTCGCCTGCGGCGCGTTCTCCTGAAGCAGCCGGCTCAAGCCGCGCGCATTGGCGTTGATGCTGCGCAAAGGCGTGCGCAATTCGTGCGATACGGTCGCCAGCGCGGTCGCCATGCCGGCCAGCTTTTCCCGCGCCAGGACTTTTCTGCCGACCTTGGCGAGCGACACCGTGAATACCGCGAACAGCTGGATCGGCACTTGTTCCAGCATCTCCGGACGGAGCGGCATGAGGCTGCCGTGGACTACTGAATAAACAACGTAAGCGAGCAGGGTTCCTATGACATACGACAGGAAGGCCAGGGCGGTGTCGAAGTGGAACAGGAGGATCAGTCCGATCAGCAGCGACTGGCCCCATATCGCTGAACCGTCATTCATGAGGAACATGAACGTGAAAAAAAACGGCAGGCCGAAGGTCAGGCAAACGAAAAAATAAGCCGCCAGCCATTTTCTCTGGCGCAGGTGGCGAATCAAGATGATCGGCCCGCAGAGCGCGACGCAAAACAGGCGCAGGCTGAGGTTTTCGTACGGCTGCGGAAACCAGTACGCCCAGACCACGTAATACAGCGGCATGCCGATCACGGCGACCCACGCCAAGATCGCTACGCGGTTGGCCATGTCATTGAATTGAGTATTGATGCTCAGCCACCAGCGGCTTGCCGCGCGCTCCCAAGCCCGCCAGCGCTTGCTTTTCCAGCTGCTAATGTTTTCAATCATGATGTATCAGATATTAGGCCTATTGGATTTGATGCGGGGTCGTTGCGAGGCGACGCTAAGTTAGCGATGTGCTAAGTCCAATTGCATAACCTGATTCCACGTTCCAGACAGGGACATGGCGGCTCTGTTTGGTTTTTCATCTGAAAGTATAGGGGAGAAAATCATGCCATTAACAGAAAGCTACCACGAACCTTTGATTTTGGCAGCAGAGCAGCGCCTGCCAGCCTTCGTATCCACCCGTCTGGACGAGTATTACACGGATCGCATGGAAAAATTGTGGGGCGGCGAACACTTGCTGCACTGGAGTTCACCTGGACCGAACGCTATTTATTTATCTAGCAACGATTATCTGTGCATTGCCGCGGAACCGAGGCTGATCGAGGCGCAGGCAGCGTGCCTGTTGCGCGGTGAAGCCGACCTGCTGATGTCGACAGTGTTCGTGCGGGAAGGCAGCGCCCAGCCGTGCCTGGAAAAAAAAATGGCAAATTTCATGGGGGCGGAAGACGGCTTGATCACGCAGTCCGGCTGGAGCGCCAATGTCGGCCTGCTGCAAACCATAGCCGGTCCCGGCGTGCCGGTCTACCTGGACATGCAGGCGCATGCTTCCTTATGGGAGGGGGTGCATGCGGCCCAGACGCGGCCGGTGCCGTTCTTGCACAATGAGGTTGAGCATCTGCGGCGCCAGGTGCTCAAGCACGGCGCCGGCGTGATTGTGGTCGATTCGGTCTACAGCGTCAGCGGCAGTGTGGCTCCGCTGCGTGAAGTGCTGGCTGTCGCCGAAGAAAGCGGCAGCATCCTGGTGGTGGACGAATCGCATTCGCTCGGCACGCACGGTCCCGCGGGGGCCGGTCTGGTGGTGCAGATGGGCTTGGCCGATCGTGTTCATTTTCGTACTGCATCGCTGGCCAAGGCTTTCGGCGGACGGGCTGGATTCATCACCTGTTCCAGTAAGTTCAAAGGCTACTTCCTGTCCACCTCGCGTCCGGCCATTTTCAGTTCCTGCATGCTGCGGCATGAGCTTGCCTGGTTCGACGCTGCGCTCGATTTCATCCGCAACGCGGATGAGCGGCGTCTTGCCTTACATCGCAACGCACGCCGCGTACGCGACGGTTTGAACAAGTTGGGCTACAACGTCAGCGACGGCACGGAGCAGATCATTGCGCTGGAAGCCGGAACCGAGCCGAAGACGCAGGTGCTGCGCAAGGCGCTGGAAGCGGAGGGCATTTTCGGCGCGGTTTTTTGCGCCCCGGCGACACCCAAGAACCGCTCTCTGGTCCGGCTGACGCTCAACTCTGGCCTGACCGAAGTGGAAATCCGGCAGATCTTGCAAGCCTGTGCGGCGATTCGTGAAAAAGTGCAGTTGGCCGACTGGTCATCCAGCAAGCGCAAGGCTGCAGCCGCTGTCAGCTGACCTCGCCGGCTGACTTCCCGGAGCTCGGAGTCTGCGGGAGGAGCTCAGCCATGTTTCAGGACCAGGCGCCGCACCGTGTTCCAGCTTCTGGTGGTAGCCGGCAACCCGAGCAGCTTTTCCAGGAAAGCGTTCGGGCTGCCCGGACTGCTGCCGATTTTCCTGCTGACGCTCAGCGCTTCCGAGCCGGTGCAATGGAATATCTCAAGGTCGCGCCGCTTCGACTCCAGCGGCAGCGCAGCCGGCATGACACTGTCGGCATGCAGGAAAGAGATACAGCATTCGTAAACATCGCCGCGTTCGATGGCGGCGAACAGATCCAGCGCCACCAGCCCGGCGAGATAGTCGATGCTGCGGATGTATGCCGGTTCCCTGAGGCCGCATTCCGCTTGCAGGATCTGGCGCGCCAAGGCCAGGACTTTCATCGCACGAGCCTCGCTCTTGACGGTAAAAACCACGGTGCCGTTGGTCAGGAATGACGCGGCGGCGCTGGCGCCGGCGCTGATGAACGCCGCTTCCAGCTGGGCCTTGCTTGGGCAGTTGGGCCGCCCCAGGTTGAGGTTGCGGAAAAAGGCAGCGTACTTCACGCCATCGGGTTTGCCGGCCGGCGTCATTTTTGCGCCCGCACCAGCAAATTGATCTTTGCCGCGGCGGCCAGCAGCATCGGCAGGCAATGTTCAAGCAGGTGCGCCGGGGTTGGATTATTCACCTGGCCGCTGAGATTGATGGCGGCCACCACCCGGCCGTTGCGATCGAACACCGGCGCGGCCAGCGAGACCAGGCCCGGCTCCAGTTCTTCATTGACCATGCACCAGCCTTGGATTCGCACCTGCCGGATGATTTCCAGCAGCCGCTGCGGATCGACCACCGTTTGCGCCGTATGCGCCGGCAACGAGGCGGCGGCCAGGCGCTGCACTAGGGTTTCGTCCGGCAAACCGGCCAACAGCACGCGGCCCAGCGAAGTGGCGTAGGCCGGCAAGCGGCTGCCGACGCCCAGGTTGATCGACATGATCTTGTGCGCCGGCACCCGCAGCACATACACGATGTCGTCGCCGTCCAGCACGGCGGCGGAGCAGGACTGGCGCAGGCTTTGCACCAGGTCTTCCATCACCGGCTGGGCCTGGGTCCAGACCGGCAGCGACGACAGGTAGGCAAAACCCAGTTCCAGCACTTTCGGCGTCAGGCGGAACAGGCGGCCATCCATTTCGACATAGCCCAGGTGCAGCAGGGTCAGCAAGATGCGGCGCGCGCCGGCGCGGGTCAGTCCGGCGCCGGCCGCGACTTCGGTCAGCGTCTGCGCCGGCGCCCGGGCGCCGAAGCTGCGCAGCACCGCCAGTCCGCGTGCGAAGGACTGGACATAGCTGTCGCCAGGTTTGGGATCGCTGACATCGGACGGATTCGGCATGGCCATGCTTTCATTAAAGTTGTAGTACGCAAGATGCAACGCGCAGGCGTAAAACGGCCCAGGCGCAAAGATGAGCGAATAAGCAGCGGTTGACATTGGCCTGCCAGCTGACTATTCTTTTGAAATAAGTTCTTTATACGAATATTTGTTCATTATAAGAACTTTATTATATTTTTCAACTGAAAAGTTCGTAAAAACCATGATCAATAAAATTATTCCTTCGGTCGAACAGGCGCTTGCCACTATTCATGACGGCGCCACGGTCATGATCGGCGGTTTCGGCGGCGCCGGACAGCCGGCGGAACTGATAGACGCGCTGATCGCGCAGGGTGCGCGCGACCTGGTGATCGTCAACAACAACGCGGGCAACGGGGAAACCGGATTGGCGGCGCTGCTGAAGGCGAGGCGGGTGCGCAAGATCATCTGCTCTTTCCCGCGCCAGGCCGATTCGCAAGTTTTCGACGGCCTGTATCGCGCCGGCGAGCTGGAGCTGGAGCTGGTCCCGCAAGGCAACCTGGCGGAACGGATCCGCGCCGCCGGCGCCGGCATCGGCGCCTTTTTTACGCCTACCGGCTACGGCACGGAACTGGCCAAGGGCAAGGAAACCCGCGAAATCAACGGCAAGATGTATGTGCTGGAACATCCGATCCACGCGGATTTCGCTCTGATCAAGGCCGAATGCGGCGACCGCTGGGGCAACCTGACCTACCGCAAGACCGCGCGCAACTTCGGCCCCGTCATGGCCAGCGCCGCCAAGGTAACGATCGCCTCGGTGCACGAAATCGTCGAGCTCGGCAGCCTCGATCCCGAAAGCGTGGTTACGCCCGGCCTGTACGTCCAGCGGGTGGTGCAGGTGCCGCGCAGCGCAACCGGCCCGGCCGGTTTCAAGGCTGCATGAATAAGCAGAGGACAATGAGAAGAGGACATGATGAACCAGTCGATAAATAAGTGGAGCAGGGAACAGATGGCGGCGCGCGTGGCGCAGGACATACCCGACGGCGCCGTGGTCAACCTGGGAATCGGCTTGCCGACGCTGGTGGCGAACCAGTTGCCGAGCGACCGTGAAGTGATCCTGCACAGCGAGAACGGCGTGATCGGCATGGGCCCGGCGCCGGCCGCCGGCGAGGAAGACTACGACCTGATCAACGCCGGCAAGCAGGCGGTGACGCTGCTGCCGGGCGGCTGTTATTTCCACCATGCCGACAGCTTCGCCATGATGCGCGGCGGCCATCTGGATGTCTGCGTGCTGGGCGCATTCCAGGTGTCGGCCGGCGGCGACCTGGCCAACTGGCACACCGGCGCCGCGGATGCGATTCCCGCTGTCGGCGGCGCCATGGACCTGGCCATAGGCGCCAAAAAAACCTATGTGATGATGGAGCATCTCACCAAGACCGGGGAAAGCAAGCTGGTCGCGGCCTGCAGTTATCCGCTCACCGGGATTGCTTGCGTGAGCCGCATCTATACCGACCTGGCGGTGATCGACCTGAGCGCCGACGGCGCCAGGGTAACCGCCATCGTCGACGGCCTGTCGTTCGAGGAGCTGCAGCAGCTGACCTCGGTGCCGCTCGTCATGGCCTGACTAACCGATCCAGGAGAAACCATGTCCCACGCTTTCATTTGCGATGCCCAGCGCACACCCTTCGGCCGTTATGGCGGTGCGCTGGCCAGCGTGCGCGCCGACGATCTCGGCGCGATTCCGATCCGCGCCCTGATGGCGCGCAATCCCCAGGTCGACTGGCAAGCGGTGGCCGATGTCATCTACGGCTGCGCCAACCAGGCCGGCGAAGACAACCGCAACGTGGCGCGCATGTCGGCGCTGCTGGCCGGCTTGCCGCTGGAAGTGCCGGGGGCGACCCTGAACCGCCTGTGCGGATCGGGCCTGGACGCGCTGGGCACGGCGGCGCGCGCCATCAAGAGCGGCGAGGCCGGCCTGATGATTGCCGGCGGCGTCGAGAGCATGAGCCGGGCGCCGTTCGTGATGGCCAAGGCCGAGAGCGCGTTTTCGCGCAGCGCCAGGATCGAAGACACTACCATCGGCTGGCGCTTCGTCAACATCCTGATGAAGCAGCAGTACGGCGTCGATTCGATGCCGGAGACCGCGGAAAATGTCGCTGCCGAATACGGCATCAGCCGCGCCGACCAGGACCAGATGGCGCTGGCCAGCCAGATGAAAACGGTAGCGGCGCAAAACGCCGGCTACTTCGACAGCGAAATCACGCCGGTTGCAGTCCCGCAGAAAAAAGGCGAAACCATCATCGTCGATAAAGATGAACACCCGCGCGCCACCAGCCTGGAAGCGCTGGCCAAGCTGAAACCGGTGGTCAGGCCGGACGGCAGCGTCACCGCGGGCAATGCCTCCGGCGTCAACGACGGCGCTTGCGCACTGCTGTTGGCCGACGAAACCAACGCCGCGAAACATGGCCTGGTGCCGAGGGCCCGGATCGTCGCCATGGCTAGCGCCGGCGTTGCGCCGCGCCTTATGGGCATGGGCCCGGCGCCGGCGACGCTGAAAGTGCTGGCGCTGACCGGCCTGAACCTGGCCCAGTTCGATGTGATTGAGCTCAATGAAGCGTTCGCCGCCCAGGGGCTGGCGGTGCTGCGCCAGCTCGGATTGCAGGACGACGACCCGCGCGTCAATCCGAACGGCGGCGCCATCGCGCTCGGCCATCCGCTGGGAGCTTCCGGTGCGCGCCTGGCCGCCACCGCAGTCAACCAGCTGCAGCGCATTCAGGGCCGCTACGCGCTGTGCACGATGTGCATCGGCGTCGGCCAGGGGATTGCGGTGGTGCTGGAACGGGTCTGATTGCGGGCGGACGGGAAAGCAGCTGCGGCGCGTGGTATAAAACCGGATATGTCCTAAACATCTTATCTGCCCATGAGCTATCTCTGCGACGCCTCCCGCGCAACCCTGATCATTGTCGACCTGCAGGAAAAACTGATGCCGGTGATCGATGACGGCGCGCTAGTCTTGCAGCGTGCGGTGCTGCTGGCGCAGGCCGCGGGGTTGCTGGGCATTCCCGTGATCGGCACCGCGCAGCAGCCGTTGCGGCTGGGGCGCACCGTCGCGCCCATTGATGCGTTGCTGGACCGGACCATAGAAAAAACCAGCTTCGATGCCTGCGCCCAGGCTCCATTCATGGCGGCGCTGTGCAATGGCCGGGACGAGCTGGTGGTGCTGGGCTGCGAAGCCCATGTCTGCGTGCTGCAGACGGTGCTGGGGTTGCTGCACCGGCAGCGCCGGGTAAAGCTGGTCAGCGATGCGATCGGTTCGCGCCGCGGCAGCGACAAGCAAGCGGCGATCGGCCGCGCCTGTGCCGCCGGCGCTGAAATCGTCAGCAGCGAAATGCTGATGTTCGAATGGATGGGCAATAGCGACCATCCGGAATTCCGCAAAATACTCAAGCTGATCAAGTAGCCCGGCGGGCGGTCGCCTTGCGCGATATGCGCCGCCAGGAAAACACAGGCATTTCCTGTCCACGGATTCAGCCATCCCTTATGTATTTTTCACTCGAAATGATCAAAAATATATCGAACAGTTTGATAACCACCAGCATGGTATGGACGATATGGATCTGCGAGAAGAGCATTGGCAAAAACTGAAACCGCTGCTGCTGGGAGGAGATGCTGACCCCGGCGCCACCGGCCGCGACAACCGCCTGTTCCTGCAAGCCATTTTGTGGGTGGTGGAGAGCCGTTCGAAATGGTCGGCGCTGCCGCCGGAATTCGGCCGCTGGCAGACCGCCTATGTGCGTTTCATGCGCTGGAACCAGGCCGATATCTGGCGCCAGCTGGCGAATCGCCTGAGCGACGACAGCGAACTGCAAAGGAAGCTGGAAGCGATCGTCGCGTTTGGCGACGAATACACGCGGCGCGCAACACAAAGGCTGACGAACAAGGGCAACCGGGACGCTTACAGTTCGATGCTGGGCAAAGCGGCCCGGCAAAAACCCTGTGTTTCAATCGAAGAAAATACGATGGCCGGCGCCGGTTCCAACTGGATATGGCTGCTGACCCGCAAATGAGCCGGCTGCCGTAAACGCTGCGCAGCCGGTCAAATTTTTCAGCCGCGGTTGCGCGAGAATTTTGCGGTCAGCTGGTTCAGTTTTTCCGCATGCTGGCGCGCTGCTTTTTCGGCGGCTTCCTGGGCCGCTTCGGCGGCGCGCTGGGCCTTGCGCTGTTCGGCGTTTTTCTTGAAACGTTCGCGCAGCGTCTCGGTGGCATGGGTGCGATGGACTTCCGTCACTTCATCCGTGCTGTTGCCTTCGAGGTCGAACCGGTGCGTCGCTTTTTCCATCCCCTTGAGATAGCGCAGCGAGTTGGTGTGCATGCCGAGCGCTATGCGCAAAGTCTTGCGGTTGAGTTCAGGCGTCAGGGCGATGAGCTGCTTGTCGATGCCGATCGCGAGCGGCTGGTAATCGCGGAATACCGCGAATTTTTCCTGGAGTTCCTTGAGCAGAACGCGAGCGGTTTGAACAGGGTTAGGAGTGGTTGCAACAGCAGGTGTATTCATTGACAACAAAAGCGTTATGTTTTAGAACGCTCAGGATATCACGGAGATGCCTTGAAACTCTTGCCGGGGCCGTGTTTTCGGGGCTTAAGCGCTGTTTTTATGCAGCTTGTTGTTCTGCGGAGAACTGTAAAGCCGCGAATCTGCATCACAACCACTCTATCGTGCATTGCATCATCGACATACTGTCAATATTGCGAGGCAGGGCTCTAATTGCCCGCCAGCGCCAATAATCTTTGCGCACAAATCCTGACGGCGTCGCGCAATTGCGGCGGATGGCGGATCTCGAATGCGAACGGCAGCCGCGCCAATTGCCTGGCAAACCAGTCGAGATCGTCCGACTGGTTATGGACCAGCACGCCATCGGCGGTCTGCTCGAAGATGCCGATGGCGTCGAACAGATGGTCGCGCGCCGACTTGAGATCGGTCTTGAGCAATACCTCTATCGCAAACGCGCGCGGCATGGTGGCGACCGAAAACGCCAGGTGGGCCAGGGCGTCGAAACTGGCCGGGCGGATAAAACTTTGTTCCAGCAGCTGCACCTGGCGGATCCGGTCCAGCCGGAACGAGCGCAGGTCCTGGCGCAGATGGCACATGCCCGCCACGTACCAGCGGCCGCTGCGATACACCAGGCCATAGGCGTCGAAATCGCGCTCGCTGTCGTCGCCGCCGGCGCTGCGGTAATGCAGATGCACGCGCTGCCTGTTTTGCGCCGCCGCGCTAAGCGCCACCAAGGCAGCGTTGTCGGCCGGCGAGACGGCTTGCGACAGGTCGAGCTTGACTGTCTCGTCGACGGCGCTGACGCGGCGCTTCAGGTTGGCCGGCATGATCCGTTCCAGCTTGGCCTGGGCGCTCGCCACGGCCGGCGCCGCTTCGGCCAGGCCCAGGCTGCGCGCCGCCAGCAAGCCGATCGACAAGGCCAGCGCCTCGTCGTCGGTAAACATCATCGGCGGCAGCTTGAAGCCGGCGATCAGCGCATAACCGCCGTGGCATCCGCGATCGGTTGTGATCGGGATTCCCATTTCTTCCAGGGTCACGATGTAGCGGCGCAGCGTGCGGCTGTCGACCTCCAGGCGCGACGCCATCTCGGCTCCGCTCATCCGGCCATGGGTTTGCAGCAGTTCCAGCACTGCCAGCACGCGTGTGGTTGGGTGGTACATGCTTAGGCCCCGTTAGGCAATAAGTTGAACATTTGTGCTGGCCGTAGCTGGCGCGCTGCTGCGTTGCCCACCACTTGCAGTGCTCGCACTGCAGCGCATCGGGCGCCTTGCATCGCATCCAGCT
Proteins encoded in this region:
- a CDS encoding MarR family winged helix-turn-helix transcriptional regulator, producing the protein MFDHCLYFNTTALARVVEREWNAAYQPFDLTAPQGFVLRAVLRQPGLLNSELAGIFGIARPTATRLLDALLAKNLIERRPSAADGREWNIFPTAAALALDEPINAVSAELAQRLRGQMGGERFDDSISALRGVRESIG
- a CDS encoding TetR/AcrR family transcriptional regulator yields the protein MPVATLTRDQVVDRILAAFRRYGYEGSSLSRLSEATGLGRSSLYHYFPNGKEDMASAAMGAVGAWFTQHVLSTLNSREVSAIRLQRFAGKLTEYYANGTAPCLMDVFTIGEAGSLFQQHLGARMRALMALLAEVAEQAGVDKVEAAVRAENAVVAIQGSLIVSRALDSNGPFLRMIENFPAILLGPQSTE
- a CDS encoding DUF1697 domain-containing protein; protein product: MTPAGKPDGVKYAAFFRNLNLGRPNCPSKAQLEAAFISAGASAAASFLTNGTVVFTVKSEARAMKVLALARQILQAECGLREPAYIRSIDYLAGLVALDLFAAIERGDVYECCISFLHADSVMPAALPLESKRRDLEIFHCTGSEALSVSRKIGSSPGSPNAFLEKLLGLPATTRSWNTVRRLVLKHG
- a CDS encoding IclR family transcriptional regulator domain-containing protein is translated as MPNPSDVSDPKPGDSYVQSFARGLAVLRSFGARAPAQTLTEVAAGAGLTRAGARRILLTLLHLGYVEMDGRLFRLTPKVLELGFAYLSSLPVWTQAQPVMEDLVQSLRQSCSAAVLDGDDIVYVLRVPAHKIMSINLGVGSRLPAYATSLGRVLLAGLPDETLVQRLAAASLPAHTAQTVVDPQRLLEIIRQVRIQGWCMVNEELEPGLVSLAAPVFDRNGRVVAAINLSGQVNNPTPAHLLEHCLPMLLAAAAKINLLVRAQK
- a CDS encoding sensor histidine kinase, which encodes MIENISSWKSKRWRAWERAASRWWLSINTQFNDMANRVAILAWVAVIGMPLYYVVWAYWFPQPYENLSLRLFCVALCGPIILIRHLRQRKWLAAYFFVCLTFGLPFFFTFMFLMNDGSAIWGQSLLIGLILLFHFDTALAFLSYVIGTLLAYVVYSVVHGSLMPLRPEMLEQVPIQLFAVFTVSLAKVGRKVLAREKLAGMATALATVSHELRTPLRSINANARGLSRLLQENAPQATPSQVPMEKALARIELEVRHMNNVIDLFLLSASTGRENLVPKDIVSMAAVVELMMQRYPFVNQEQRELVAITIRSDFRLLGQVELCSMVLINLLRNALTSIQRVGKGRIRIVLDGTRPRPRLLFIDTGCGIEAGRTSQIFERFYAYPESSGTGIGLAFCKDVLEAWGARIRVVSRPLRYTIFVLDFPPIVQQKAADMRSLLN
- a CDS encoding helix-turn-helix transcriptional regulator produces the protein MLRSETAPRLSAPDLLQVVQAPDWEQLRACMQRLLAQLGMCDFMLRMEIAGVNGVAQVQLFGSLPSAMLQQFGQPADDKTDPVRQHLVRSCLPLNWQVDQLCLLHGGQIYPLLKTKGVTQGMSVALHSKHTASRLDFYSNAAGPAVMSTAAQADALLLGVYLQEAAERLWRKVAPNQEPILSARELECLRWSADGKTSSEIGLILGISQRTVYFHMKNVAMKLGVYSTRHAISRAVMMGIIKPNT
- the cqsA gene encoding alpha-hydroxyketone-type quorum-sensing autoinducer synthase, with product MPLTESYHEPLILAAEQRLPAFVSTRLDEYYTDRMEKLWGGEHLLHWSSPGPNAIYLSSNDYLCIAAEPRLIEAQAACLLRGEADLLMSTVFVREGSAQPCLEKKMANFMGAEDGLITQSGWSANVGLLQTIAGPGVPVYLDMQAHASLWEGVHAAQTRPVPFLHNEVEHLRRQVLKHGAGVIVVDSVYSVSGSVAPLREVLAVAEESGSILVVDESHSLGTHGPAGAGLVVQMGLADRVHFRTASLAKAFGGRAGFITCSSKFKGYFLSTSRPAIFSSCMLRHELAWFDAALDFIRNADERRLALHRNARRVRDGLNKLGYNVSDGTEQIIALEAGTEPKTQVLRKALEAEGIFGAVFCAPATPKNRSLVRLTLNSGLTEVEIRQILQACAAIREKVQLADWSSSKRKAAAAVS
- a CDS encoding response regulator codes for the protein MNISLPVYQHPTLTILIDDSQSFLDSLAFQLPPHMARKVFHDTQAALEWLRDAYRHSPSKSQSIRVNYDEQAFSFERRTVAVDIEQIYRQSMNRRRFLLPSVLVIDYAMPQMNGLAFCQAVQDLPCKKILFTGQADEKIAIDAFNRGLIDRFIKKSDHDALDHLELEIRSLQKEFFHAQSLTLKDLLSRHSYTFLSDPALETLVEQLCKRHGFVEYYLFPNPTGILFFDMQGKATLMVVETEASLMSQLEVAQDYGAPLELLTGLREMRLVPFFSDSGGMYTDALRHDWLSYCLPAQICFGAQDYYWALFDFPTHYLREPFYSLADFLRDQSADIKS